The sequence ATCGCGCGCATTCCCGGATCATTGACGAAGCTTTGCAGCGCCGCCACTTCGGCGCTACTGGCACCGCCCATGCGCCAGGATTGCTCGAGCACGCCGCTGCGGGATTTGCCGTTGCTGTCCAGGCCTTGGGCGATGTCATAGTTGCGCCGCGAAGCGTAGAAGCGCGGGTAGGCTTCATCGGCGGCGCTGTCGAAAATCTGCGCCTGTTCGATGGCCAGCCGTACATCATCCGCTAGATCCAGCGCTAGCAGATCGTCATAGCCGCCTTGCACCACCAGCAGATTCGAGCCGCCGTACACGTCTTCGCCGTGGGCATCCTTGGTCAAGTATTGATCGCCACAGTAGCTCAGCACCTTGTCGCCGATGAATGACTGGCCGACGCTGTGGGTGACGACATCGCTCAAGTCCTGTTCCAGCACCACGCCCTCGCTGAACTGCTTTGCAATGTCGGGGCGGGCAAGGATTTCGTCGAAGGCGTCGAGGCTCTTGATCACTTCCTGCCCGCGACCGGCGCAGGCATGAACCGGCTTCAAGCGGATCGGGCCGCTGTACAGCAAATGCTCGGCAGCAGGCCGCGCATCTTCCAGCGCAAACACGCTGAGGCCATCGAGCACCACGTTACGCACGCGCTCCGAAAACAATGGCGACCAGCCTTGCGGCGCATGAGCCAGATGACTGCGCAAACCGTGGCTGATGGCTTTGGTGCAGATGAAATCGTGCTCGACAAAGCCACCCCACAAATCGTCAGGGCCTGTGATACCGAGTTGATGAGCGCTGGCAGCGCCGACGATGGTTTGCGTCGGTAGCAGATACAGGTCACGGCCGCGGTGTTTGTCCGGGTCGTAGCTGCCGCCGAATTTGCATCCGAGAATCTGCGCCAGCCATCGCGCCAGAGACTTGTTGGTCTGTACTTCATGTTGCGGTGCGTCGGCGCGCACCGAGTGGGCGACGACGATTTTCCTGCGGGGTGTCAGGGTCATGCGTCCCCCTTCCATCGGTTCGATGACTGTAGCGGTGAGAGGTGCAGAGATCAGGCCAACGGCCACTCTACGAAAATCCTAGTCCAATCAGAAACTTGCCAGAATCGTGCTGGCACCACGCCTGTTTCAATCTGCACGACGGCCTGTAAAATCCCGGCAATTTGCACGATCCCGAACCTTGTGCGGTCTCTTGTAGGAGTGAGCCTGCTCGCGATAGCGGTGGGTCAGTCACCTCACGGTTTTCTGACAGATTGCTATCGCGAGCAGGCTCACTCCTACATTAGATGTTCGTTGCTTTCGGGATCGGGGACACCCCAAACCGTGCCCGATAATCACTCGGCGCCAGCCCGGTGATCTTCTTGAATATCGCACGAAACGCGCCCGGATCCTGATAGCCCACCGTCCAGGCAATGTGATCGATCGTGCCATTGCTGAATTCCAGCATTTCCCGCGCCTTGCCGACCCGCAGATGCTGGCAGTACTCGGTCGGTTTCAACCCGCTCGCCGCGCGAAAACGCCGCAGAAAGGTGCGCTCCTCCAACCCCGCCCGCTCAGCCATTGCCGCCAGCGAAACATCCGTCGCACC comes from Pseudomonas sp. RU47 and encodes:
- a CDS encoding DUF3182 family protein, translating into MTLTPRRKIVVAHSVRADAPQHEVQTNKSLARWLAQILGCKFGGSYDPDKHRGRDLYLLPTQTIVGAASAHQLGITGPDDLWGGFVEHDFICTKAISHGLRSHLAHAPQGWSPLFSERVRNVVLDGLSVFALEDARPAAEHLLYSGPIRLKPVHACAGRGQEVIKSLDAFDEILARPDIAKQFSEGVVLEQDLSDVVTHSVGQSFIGDKVLSYCGDQYLTKDAHGEDVYGGSNLLVVQGGYDDLLALDLADDVRLAIEQAQIFDSAADEAYPRFYASRRNYDIAQGLDSNGKSRSGVLEQSWRMGGASSAEVAALQSFVNDPGMRAIRVSSVETYIDQPLPADAIEVYRGPAENSEFLLKYVTVKSYDG